The genomic region CGTGGCGAAACCCTGCTGCTGGCACAGCTCGAACATCGGGTTGAAACGCTCTTGATGGCGTGGCACCAGAATCAGCAAGGCATTGGGATAACTGGCGAGCAACTGGCGATGGGCAGCGAGTACCACTTCATCTTCGCCTTCGTGGGTGCTGGCGGCGATCCATACCGGGCGTTCGCTGGCTTGCCATTGCTCACGCAAGGCGGCGGCGCGCTCCAGCAGTTGCGGGTCGATGGTCAGGTCGAACTTGATCGAGCCGGTGACCTCGACCGTCTCGGGCCGTGCACCCAGGCTGCGAAAACGCTCGGCCTCGGTTTCGGTCTGGACGGCGAACAGGCTCATTTCCGCCAACATCGGCGCGGTCAGCTTGGCGAAACGTCCGTAACCCCTGGCCGAACGGGCCGACAAGCGCGCATTGGCCAATGCCACGGGGATCCCGCGCTTGGCGCATTGGTGTATATGGTTGGGCCACAGCTCGGTCTCCATGATCACCGCCAGTTTCGGCTGCACACGATCGAGAAAACGCTGGGCCGCACAGGGCAAATCGTACGGCAGGTAGCAGTGCTGGATGCGCGGTTCGTTGGCGAACAACGCCTGGATGCGCTCGGAACCGGTGGGCGTCATGCAGGTGACGGTGATCGGCAGCTGTGGATAACGCTCCAGCAGGCCACGAATCATCGGTGCGGCGGCGATGCTTTCGCCGACTGACACGGCGTGCACCCAGATCCCGCCAGGCTGCATCACCGGCAAGCCGTAGGAAAAGCGCTCACCCACGCGCTTGGCATAAGCCGGCGCCTTGCGTGAGCGCAGCCACAGACGTAAAGCCACCAACGGCAGCGCCAGGTAAAACAGACAGCTGTAGAGAGTTCTATTCATGGCGGCGGAGTTTATCGGCTTTTTCAGTCGATCGCCTGCAAGCACTCGGCAAAACGTTCGGCGAAGAAACGCGCGGCCGGGCCGAGGGGCTCATCGCGGCGCCACACCAGTTCCACCACCAGCGCCGGCGGGGTCCATTCGCTGTTCAGTTCAACCATCTGGTTCTGGTAGGTCGGGTACTGCACCACATGCCGCGGCAACCACGCCCAACCCAGGCCGCGGGCCAGCCATTCCGCCAACACGTAGAAACTGTCGGCGCGCCATACCTGCGGGCTCGCGGCCTCGCTGCCGGGGTAAACGCTGGTCTGCGTGGACATCAACAGTTGGCG from Pseudomonas yamanorum harbors:
- the waaA gene encoding lipid IV(A) 3-deoxy-D-manno-octulosonic acid transferase, which produces MNRTLYSCLFYLALPLVALRLWLRSRKAPAYAKRVGERFSYGLPVMQPGGIWVHAVSVGESIAAAPMIRGLLERYPQLPITVTCMTPTGSERIQALFANEPRIQHCYLPYDLPCAAQRFLDRVQPKLAVIMETELWPNHIHQCAKRGIPVALANARLSARSARGYGRFAKLTAPMLAEMSLFAVQTETEAERFRSLGARPETVEVTGSIKFDLTIDPQLLERAAALREQWQASERPVWIAASTHEGEDEVVLAAHRQLLASYPNALLILVPRHQERFNPMFELCQQQGFATVRRSSGEAVTAQTSVLLGDTMGELLFLYALADSAFVGGSLVATGGHNPLEPAALAKPVICGPHVFNFLEISAMMRDAGALQEVDDAEGLAVAVQRLFELPQDAQKMGQAGLAVMRANQGALKRLLDGLGRLLNP